A single Natrinema pellirubrum DSM 15624 DNA region contains:
- a CDS encoding ribbon-helix-helix domain-containing protein, whose product MERVTLRIPKQQIEEVEQLVDAGEFPNRSEAIRSAVREMINEQREAPNEQSGKRNWAKV is encoded by the coding sequence ATGGAGCGTGTGACACTGCGAATCCCGAAACAGCAGATCGAGGAAGTAGAGCAACTGGTCGACGCGGGCGAGTTCCCGAACCGGAGCGAGGCGATCCGGTCGGCCGTTCGCGAGATGATCAACGAACAGCGGGAGGCTCCCAACGAGCAGTCCGGCAAACGCAACTGGGCCAAGGTGTAA
- a CDS encoding double zinc ribbon domain-containing protein has translation MSKITFRADDDLVDQLEALEISKSEAMREALRAYLEGDRGESASERDGETAIDDLVRARVDERLDARLRELGLEAAGSRVSDEPRDVTVSVSLTGAHGESVDDVRLEADRSRDPASDDAEHRQLEPREETDAACTQCGETLEGDHVYCPNCGEKAARRLFCDCGDEVRSDWSFCPGCGRRTPAADVLEADTHQR, from the coding sequence ATGAGTAAGATCACGTTCCGCGCCGACGACGATCTCGTCGATCAGCTCGAGGCCCTCGAGATCTCCAAGAGCGAGGCGATGCGAGAGGCGCTCCGGGCGTACCTCGAGGGTGATCGCGGCGAGTCGGCGTCGGAACGTGACGGGGAGACGGCGATCGACGACCTGGTTCGCGCACGCGTGGACGAACGGCTCGACGCCCGATTGCGGGAGCTGGGGCTCGAGGCCGCGGGCTCGCGTGTGTCCGACGAGCCGCGGGACGTGACCGTCTCGGTCTCGCTGACGGGCGCTCACGGCGAGTCGGTCGACGATGTCCGACTCGAGGCCGACCGATCGCGCGACCCGGCGTCGGACGACGCCGAACACAGACAGTTGGAGCCACGCGAGGAGACGGACGCCGCCTGTACCCAGTGTGGGGAGACGCTCGAGGGCGATCACGTCTACTGTCCGAACTGCGGCGAGAAAGCCGCCCGACGGCTGTTCTGTGACTGCGGCGACGAGGTCCGCTCGGACTGGTCGTTCTGTCCGGGTTGTGGTCGTCGGACGCCAGCGGCGGACGTTCTCGAGGCGGACACTCACCAGCGCTGA
- the ncsA gene encoding tRNA 2-thiolation protein NcsA, whose product MDCTRCDEEAVMHAAYSGSHLCADHFRESVEKRVRRRVRRDDLVSHDATPEDPETWVIGLSGGKDSVVLTQILHETFAEDPRIELVGLTIHEGIEGYRDESVDACVELSEELGIRHELVSYAEEFGVRMDEVVEDDPENMAACAYCGVFRRDLLEKYAEELGADLLLTGHNLDDEAQTALMNFLEGDVEQIAKHFDASLGPLSERGEQEEFVPRAKPLRDVPEKEVALYAHINDLPAHITECPHASEAYRGEIQQLLYDLEENHPGTRHSILAGYEDLASIAADEYSGDDGADLQECVECGSTTTREVCRKCSLLESLA is encoded by the coding sequence ATGGACTGTACCCGATGCGACGAGGAAGCGGTCATGCACGCCGCCTACTCCGGCTCCCATCTCTGTGCGGATCACTTCCGCGAGTCGGTCGAAAAGCGGGTCCGGCGGCGCGTCCGACGGGACGATCTCGTCTCACACGACGCGACGCCCGAGGATCCCGAGACCTGGGTGATCGGCCTTTCCGGCGGGAAAGACAGCGTCGTTCTCACGCAGATCCTCCACGAGACGTTCGCCGAGGACCCCCGCATCGAACTCGTCGGGCTGACCATCCACGAGGGCATCGAGGGCTACCGCGACGAGTCCGTCGACGCCTGCGTCGAACTCAGCGAGGAACTGGGCATCCGCCACGAACTCGTCAGCTACGCCGAGGAGTTCGGCGTCCGCATGGACGAGGTCGTCGAGGACGACCCCGAAAACATGGCCGCCTGTGCCTACTGTGGCGTCTTCCGGCGAGATCTCCTCGAGAAGTACGCCGAGGAACTCGGAGCCGATCTCCTCTTGACGGGCCACAATCTCGACGACGAAGCCCAGACCGCGCTCATGAACTTCCTCGAGGGCGACGTCGAACAGATCGCGAAACACTTCGACGCCAGCCTCGGCCCCCTCTCGGAACGGGGCGAACAGGAGGAGTTCGTCCCGCGCGCGAAACCGCTGCGTGACGTTCCCGAGAAGGAGGTCGCCCTCTATGCCCACATCAACGACCTGCCGGCCCACATCACCGAGTGTCCCCACGCCAGCGAGGCCTATCGCGGCGAGATCCAGCAACTGCTGTACGATCTCGAGGAGAACCACCCCGGTACCCGTCACTCGATCCTGGCTGGCTACGAGGACCTCGCGTCGATCGCCGCCGACGAGTACAGCGGCGACGACGGTGCCGACCTACAGGAGTGCGTCGAGTGTGGCTCGACGACGACCCGCGAGGTCTGTCGGAAGTGTTCGCTGCTCGAGTCGCTGGCCTGA
- a CDS encoding FixH family protein: MSIKQSLFALVALSVVLTGIATPVLAHETQAVDGYDVTFGGADEPLITDERMWLEFEIVDTDTGAPAAGHAENLTVAVQTSEAEKTPLELSEKHGEPGVYEAPVVFADPGDYVVHLEGQLDGVDVHTHFEKTVTDRAELEYPASESEAAGNSTDSQPNDEQPDEAGFGSGRIALAGLGLGTVIGAVLLRRRR; the protein is encoded by the coding sequence ATGTCGATCAAACAGTCACTGTTCGCGCTCGTCGCACTCAGCGTGGTACTCACCGGTATTGCCACTCCGGTACTGGCACACGAAACACAGGCCGTCGACGGGTACGACGTCACCTTCGGTGGAGCGGACGAACCCCTCATCACCGACGAACGGATGTGGCTCGAGTTCGAGATCGTCGACACCGACACCGGCGCGCCAGCGGCGGGCCACGCCGAGAACCTAACCGTTGCCGTCCAGACGTCCGAGGCCGAGAAAACCCCGCTCGAACTCAGCGAAAAACACGGGGAGCCCGGCGTGTACGAAGCACCGGTCGTTTTCGCGGACCCGGGCGACTACGTCGTCCACCTCGAGGGACAGCTCGACGGAGTCGATGTCCACACTCACTTCGAAAAGACGGTCACCGATCGTGCCGAGTTGGAATACCCGGCCAGCGAATCGGAAGCCGCCGGCAACAGTACTGACTCCCAACCCAACGACGAGCAGCCCGACGAAGCCGGGTTCGGTTCCGGACGTATCGCTCTCGCCGGACTCGGTCTCGGCACCGTTATCGGTGCAGTCCTCCTGCGGAGACGACGCTAA
- a CDS encoding alpha/beta fold hydrolase: protein MRHRIFNEDGDAELVFVMGWGNRWTHENVSWLIGQLTAADYRVHAFELPTNIDDFKADWLEPVAEYVRDLEGYQLLGHSAGSLVAQALDGADNHVYLSPWWGYGEGFPEPVLKAVSKLQTAFPCLPTGGFDREDLGQEATDHQLETTPSWVSPAFVRETRRAQRELLTIDHDAVVFCSLRDPVIDLRPIGERVPADHVVLYDGGHELFSSPGRDRYVDPLLAALEDGADAVEDRERVPV, encoded by the coding sequence ATGCGACACCGGATCTTCAACGAGGACGGCGACGCGGAACTCGTCTTCGTCATGGGCTGGGGCAACCGCTGGACCCACGAGAACGTCAGCTGGCTCATCGGACAGCTGACCGCGGCCGACTATCGGGTCCACGCGTTCGAACTCCCGACGAACATCGACGATTTCAAAGCCGACTGGCTCGAGCCCGTCGCCGAGTACGTCCGCGACCTCGAGGGCTATCAGTTGCTTGGCCACAGCGCCGGCTCGCTGGTGGCACAGGCCCTCGACGGCGCGGACAACCACGTCTACCTGAGCCCGTGGTGGGGGTACGGCGAGGGATTTCCGGAACCGGTGTTAAAGGCCGTCTCGAAGCTCCAGACGGCATTCCCCTGTCTTCCGACCGGCGGCTTCGACCGCGAGGATCTGGGTCAGGAGGCGACCGATCACCAACTCGAGACGACCCCGTCGTGGGTGTCGCCGGCTTTCGTTCGGGAGACCCGCCGCGCACAACGGGAGCTGCTGACGATCGATCACGACGCCGTCGTCTTCTGCTCGCTGCGCGATCCCGTCATCGACCTGCGACCGATCGGCGAGCGGGTGCCCGCCGATCATGTCGTCCTCTACGACGGCGGCCACGAGCTATTCTCCTCGCCGGGCCGCGACCGGTACGTCGACCCCCTGCTGGCCGCGCTCGAGGACGGGGCCGATGCCGTCGAGGACCGGGAACGGGTTCCCGTCTGA
- a CDS encoding ABC transporter permease: protein MSDEGDDVPSDGSRRRTRWRGLVGLTATRWWQRATRTTGGRIASTIATVALTVAFLLVVTGVALALADGGAAREDDATVRITAEDGSTLSTVDGVEGPRLGASNDRARELRSASGVDHASPVLVETVRLESDGGEPRPVRVVGVVPDGESRTVAGLSTAALEAGDPHYANGSYDGPRAGGIVLSPTAAERLEAAEGDEVAVSMPGQERANTPASAPTVTVAAVADDGAAGDAPVALVHLSELQSLSGADDGGLADRVLVWGEPAAAESAAGDAYPDASVTVAGHTDPAALFDDGLAFAASAIALLVGLTICASFVATTAGMAVDEDRRTLAVLESVGVPVGGRLAVVAVSTGITTLVGALVGVALGAAGIAGVNAVAGATVAPGAVAQFHPLFVPYGIAVALLAGLVAVPYPLAVAARTSVLAEVGR, encoded by the coding sequence ATGTCCGATGAGGGCGACGACGTGCCGTCGGACGGATCGCGGCGACGGACGCGCTGGCGGGGACTCGTCGGTCTGACGGCCACGCGGTGGTGGCAGCGGGCGACCCGAACGACGGGCGGTCGGATCGCGTCGACGATCGCGACCGTCGCGCTGACGGTCGCCTTCCTGCTCGTCGTGACGGGGGTCGCGCTGGCGCTGGCCGACGGCGGTGCGGCGAGGGAGGACGACGCGACCGTGCGGATAACCGCCGAGGACGGCAGTACGCTCTCTACAGTCGACGGCGTCGAAGGGCCGCGGCTCGGAGCCAGCAACGACCGCGCCCGCGAGCTTCGATCGGCGTCGGGGGTCGATCACGCCTCGCCCGTGCTGGTCGAGACGGTCCGCCTCGAGTCCGACGGGGGCGAGCCCCGGCCCGTCCGGGTGGTCGGCGTCGTTCCCGACGGGGAGTCCCGGACCGTCGCTGGCCTGTCGACGGCGGCCTTAGAAGCGGGCGATCCCCATTACGCCAACGGCTCCTACGACGGCCCGCGAGCGGGCGGGATCGTCCTCTCGCCGACCGCGGCCGAGCGCCTCGAGGCCGCGGAGGGCGACGAGGTGGCGGTGTCGATGCCGGGGCAGGAGCGAGCGAACACGCCCGCGTCCGCCCCGACGGTGACCGTGGCGGCCGTTGCCGACGACGGGGCTGCCGGCGATGCACCGGTTGCGCTCGTTCACCTGAGCGAACTGCAGTCGTTGTCGGGTGCCGACGACGGCGGACTCGCCGATCGGGTCCTCGTCTGGGGCGAGCCCGCTGCGGCCGAGTCAGCCGCCGGCGACGCCTATCCGGACGCGTCGGTGACGGTGGCCGGACACACGGATCCGGCCGCGCTGTTCGACGACGGGCTGGCGTTCGCGGCGAGTGCCATCGCGTTGCTCGTCGGTCTGACGATCTGTGCCTCGTTCGTCGCGACGACCGCCGGGATGGCCGTCGACGAGGACCGGCGGACGCTTGCCGTCCTCGAGTCGGTCGGGGTCCCCGTCGGCGGCCGGCTGGCCGTCGTCGCCGTCTCGACGGGGATCACCACGCTCGTCGGGGCACTCGTTGGCGTCGCGCTCGGCGCGGCGGGGATCGCCGGCGTCAACGCCGTCGCCGGTGCGACCGTCGCGCCCGGTGCGGTCGCGCAGTTCCATCCGCTGTTCGTTCCCTACGGGATCGCCGTGGCCCTCCTCGCGGGGCTGGTCGCGGTGCCGTACCCGCTCGCGGTGGCCGCGCGAACGTCGGTCTTGGCGGAGGTGGGACGATGA
- a CDS encoding arsenic resistance protein, whose amino-acid sequence MSQEWLQRHQTAVYAVAVMAAVGIGLGRPASASVFQRLITPVLAVLLYVTFLEIPFVRFRAAITNGRFMIGALGLNFLVVPIVVYGLTRFLPNEPVVLVGAFMVLLTPCIDYVIAFTDLAGGDAEQLTAATPALMLLQLLFLPAYLWLFMGERIAAVVEPGPFLEAFLLLIAAPLALAWLTEIGAIRSPTARRWQSAMGWLPVPMMGATLLVVIASQLPRVRDSIDQIAAVVPVYVAFLIVMPLLGRLAAGLLRLDTGASRALVFTAVTRNSLVVLPLALALPARYELAPAVVVTQTLVELAGMVVLTRVVPAWLVPDAPDPIPVPGVTPEE is encoded by the coding sequence ATGTCACAGGAGTGGCTGCAGCGCCACCAGACCGCCGTCTACGCGGTCGCGGTCATGGCCGCCGTCGGGATCGGGCTGGGCCGGCCGGCGTCGGCGTCGGTCTTCCAGCGACTCATCACGCCAGTGCTGGCGGTGTTGCTCTACGTGACCTTCCTCGAGATCCCGTTCGTCCGGTTTCGCGCGGCGATCACCAACGGCCGGTTCATGATCGGCGCGCTCGGACTGAATTTCCTCGTCGTTCCGATCGTCGTCTACGGGCTCACCCGGTTCCTCCCGAACGAGCCCGTCGTTCTGGTCGGCGCGTTCATGGTGTTGTTGACGCCGTGTATCGATTACGTGATCGCGTTCACCGACCTCGCCGGAGGTGACGCCGAACAACTCACCGCCGCGACGCCGGCGCTGATGCTCCTACAACTGCTGTTTCTGCCCGCGTACCTCTGGCTGTTCATGGGCGAGCGGATCGCGGCCGTCGTCGAGCCCGGCCCCTTCCTCGAGGCGTTTCTCCTGTTGATCGCCGCGCCGCTGGCGCTGGCGTGGCTCACCGAGATCGGGGCGATCCGCTCGCCGACCGCCCGCCGCTGGCAGTCGGCGATGGGCTGGCTGCCGGTCCCGATGATGGGCGCGACCCTGTTGGTCGTGATCGCCTCGCAGCTCCCGCGGGTACGGGACTCGATCGACCAAATCGCGGCCGTCGTGCCCGTTTACGTCGCCTTCCTGATCGTCATGCCGCTGCTCGGCCGGCTCGCGGCCGGGCTGCTCCGGCTGGACACCGGCGCGAGCCGTGCGCTCGTCTTCACCGCCGTTACCCGGAACTCGCTGGTCGTTCTGCCGCTGGCGCTTGCCCTTCCGGCGAGGTACGAACTGGCACCGGCGGTCGTCGTCACCCAGACGCTCGTCGAACTGGCCGGGATGGTCGTCCTCACCCGCGTCGTGCCCGCGTGGCTCGTGCCCGACGCCCCGGATCCGATCCCCGTCCCCGGCGTCACGCCCGAGGAGTGA
- a CDS encoding ABC transporter ATP-binding protein, whose product MSNQSVRGSRSSVTDRTDDRESASAVRLADVRHEYGSTGGRFRSGGDRTVTALRGVSVDVPRGTIVGLEGPSGSGKSTILHAVAGLLVPTAGRVEVAGTDLTALSDAERTRLRRRHIGIVFQRFYLLPSLSARANVALPLVQAGVPRSDRRHRAESLLEAVGLGDRATHLPGELSGGERQRVAIARALSTDPDVIVADEPTGELDTATGRTVLELLTDVGRDRAVIVASHDEGALSVADRIVSLRDGRVDDVR is encoded by the coding sequence ATGTCAAACCAGTCAGTACGCGGTTCGCGATCGTCGGTGACGGATCGGACGGACGACCGCGAATCGGCGAGCGCCGTTCGCCTCGCGGACGTCAGACACGAGTACGGCTCGACGGGGGGACGGTTCCGCTCGGGTGGGGACCGGACGGTGACCGCGCTCCGGGGGGTGTCCGTCGACGTGCCGCGGGGAACGATCGTCGGCCTCGAGGGACCGAGCGGAAGCGGGAAGTCGACGATCCTCCACGCCGTCGCGGGGCTGCTGGTCCCGACGGCGGGCCGGGTCGAGGTCGCGGGCACCGACCTGACGGCGCTGTCGGACGCGGAGCGGACCCGACTGCGACGGCGCCACATCGGGATCGTCTTCCAGCGATTTTATCTCCTGCCGTCGCTGTCGGCCCGCGCGAACGTGGCCCTGCCGCTCGTACAGGCGGGGGTTCCCCGTTCCGATCGCCGGCACCGGGCGGAGTCGCTGCTCGAGGCGGTCGGGCTCGGCGATCGGGCCACGCACCTGCCGGGGGAACTCAGCGGCGGCGAACGTCAGCGCGTGGCGATCGCGCGGGCGTTGTCGACCGATCCCGACGTGATCGTGGCCGACGAGCCGACCGGCGAACTCGACACGGCGACCGGTCGGACCGTCCTCGAGCTGTTGACCGACGTCGGGCGCGATCGGGCGGTGATCGTCGCCTCCCACGACGAGGGGGCGCTATCGGTCGCGGACCGGATCGTCTCGTTGCGCGACGGACGGGTGGACGATGTCCGATGA
- a CDS encoding DUF7344 domain-containing protein: protein MTHQDGASSEAQPVIDRSLAALSDPYRRSVCRYAMRTQTTRLDHAEIADYIVDRASPADDLDRRTVATELRHLHLPKLEDAGLLEYERDSGVVHADRERIADRLERLRATIAELQDVSIDR from the coding sequence ATGACTCACCAGGACGGGGCGAGTAGCGAAGCACAGCCGGTGATCGATCGGTCGCTCGCCGCGTTAAGCGATCCGTACCGCCGATCCGTCTGCCGGTACGCCATGCGAACGCAGACGACGCGTCTCGACCACGCGGAGATCGCCGACTACATCGTCGACCGGGCATCGCCGGCGGACGACCTCGATCGGCGGACCGTCGCGACGGAACTGCGCCACCTCCACCTGCCGAAACTCGAAGACGCCGGGCTGCTCGAGTACGAGCGGGACAGCGGCGTCGTCCACGCCGATCGCGAGCGGATCGCCGACCGGCTCGAGCGACTCCGGGCGACGATCGCGGAGCTACAGGACGTCTCGATCGATCGCTAA
- the ftsZ gene encoding cell division protein FtsZ, with product MQDIVQDALENAEEEAREMDVSMDDDEFGDPRIVIVGCGGAGNNTINRLYNIGVDGADTIAINTDKQHLKMIEADTKILVGKSLTNGLGAGGDPSMGERATEMAQGTIKDVLGDADLVFVTAGMGGGTGTGAAPVVSEIAKEQGAIVVGMVSTPFNVERARTVKAEEGLEKLREQADSIIVLDNNRLLDYVPNLPIGKAFSVMDQIIAETVKGISETITQPSLINLDYADMSTIMNQGGVAVMLVGETQDKNKTDEVVKDAMNHPLLDVDYRGASGGLVHITGGPDLTLKEAEGIADNITERLEASANVIWGARIQESYKGKVRVMAIMTGVQSAQVLGPTTQKQADKSRASIEGINEADFDASNNVEAGGSGFGAQSDGGREKVDRQNGVDVIR from the coding sequence ATGCAGGATATCGTTCAGGACGCCTTAGAGAACGCGGAGGAAGAGGCCCGGGAGATGGACGTCTCGATGGACGACGACGAGTTCGGCGATCCACGGATCGTCATCGTCGGCTGTGGCGGTGCCGGCAACAACACCATCAACCGCCTGTACAACATCGGCGTCGACGGTGCCGACACGATCGCGATCAACACGGACAAACAGCACCTCAAGATGATCGAGGCCGACACGAAGATCCTCGTCGGCAAATCCCTCACCAACGGGCTCGGTGCCGGTGGCGACCCCTCGATGGGTGAACGCGCCACCGAGATGGCCCAGGGGACGATCAAGGACGTCCTCGGCGACGCGGACCTCGTGTTCGTGACCGCCGGGATGGGCGGTGGCACCGGCACGGGTGCCGCCCCCGTCGTCTCGGAGATCGCCAAAGAGCAGGGTGCGATCGTCGTCGGCATGGTCTCGACGCCGTTCAACGTCGAACGTGCCCGCACGGTCAAAGCCGAGGAAGGCCTCGAGAAGTTGCGCGAGCAGGCCGACTCGATCATCGTGTTGGACAACAACCGGCTGCTCGATTACGTCCCGAATCTGCCGATCGGGAAGGCGTTCTCGGTGATGGATCAGATCATCGCCGAGACCGTCAAGGGGATCTCGGAGACGATCACCCAACCGTCCCTGATCAATCTGGACTACGCCGACATGTCCACGATCATGAACCAGGGCGGGGTCGCAGTCATGCTGGTCGGCGAGACCCAGGACAAGAACAAGACCGACGAGGTCGTCAAGGACGCGATGAACCATCCGCTGCTTGACGTCGACTACCGCGGCGCAAGCGGCGGGCTCGTCCACATCACCGGCGGCCCCGACCTCACGCTCAAAGAGGCCGAGGGAATCGCCGACAACATCACCGAGCGCCTCGAGGCCTCGGCGAACGTCATCTGGGGCGCGCGCATCCAGGAGTCCTACAAGGGCAAGGTCCGGGTCATGGCGATCATGACCGGCGTCCAGAGCGCGCAGGTACTCGGTCCCACCACCCAGAAACAGGCCGACAAGTCCCGCGCGAGCATCGAGGGCATCAACGAGGCCGACTTCGACGCGAGCAACAACGTCGAAGCCGGCGGCTCCGGCTTCGGTGCCCAAAGCGACGGCGGCCGCGAGAAAGTCGACCGCCAGAACGGCGTCGACGTCATCCGGTAA
- a CDS encoding ABC transporter permease, with protein sequence MSVRGAIVRLRAVTGLALAQLRRAPGRTTLTVLAVTLAVLSVTVLASLGVGVVDKGEQGLDNAGRDIWISREPVDPSASGTTNPVSGAHARAAELSTREDVDAASPIAMYDVYVGTESSNLQRHPAVGVQETHDGFDFEAGNGFEVDPETAATPPPDDPQREEIVIDPRVAEDLGVSVGDTIHIGTSRETAATHEFTVIGISGYYSQYLGSPAVTVPLGDLQAVAGTDGTDRATFITADVADDADRETVAADLDAEYPEYDVRTSDNQIQSVLEERSIVLASGITLVGLAVLGGAVLTANLFALVAHQQREQLAALRAIGLSRGLLAGVIGTQGLLIGLFGGLLGLAATPPAVIGLNRLSASVLGFEELLRTPPAVYAGGLALALAVGTVVAVVAGWRAGRYARIEHLEA encoded by the coding sequence ATGAGCGTTCGTGGGGCGATCGTCCGGCTTCGGGCCGTTACGGGACTGGCGCTTGCACAGCTCCGACGCGCGCCCGGCCGGACGACGCTGACCGTCCTCGCGGTCACGCTCGCGGTGCTGTCGGTGACGGTCCTGGCCAGCCTCGGCGTCGGCGTCGTCGACAAGGGAGAGCAGGGGCTTGACAACGCCGGACGGGACATCTGGATCTCGCGGGAACCGGTCGATCCGTCGGCGAGCGGGACGACGAACCCGGTCTCGGGGGCACACGCGAGGGCGGCCGAACTCTCCACACGGGAGGACGTCGACGCCGCGTCGCCGATCGCGATGTACGACGTCTACGTTGGAACCGAGTCCTCGAATCTGCAGCGCCACCCCGCGGTCGGCGTCCAGGAGACCCACGACGGGTTCGACTTCGAGGCCGGCAACGGGTTCGAGGTCGATCCGGAAACCGCGGCGACGCCGCCGCCCGATGACCCCCAGCGCGAGGAGATCGTGATCGACCCGCGGGTCGCCGAGGACCTCGGCGTCTCGGTCGGCGACACGATCCATATCGGCACCAGCCGGGAGACGGCGGCGACCCACGAGTTCACGGTCATCGGGATTTCCGGCTACTACTCGCAGTATCTGGGCTCGCCGGCCGTGACGGTCCCGCTCGGTGACCTCCAGGCCGTGGCCGGCACCGACGGGACCGATCGGGCGACGTTCATCACCGCCGACGTGGCGGACGACGCCGACCGCGAGACCGTCGCCGCCGACCTCGATGCCGAATATCCCGAGTACGACGTTCGGACCAGCGATAACCAGATCCAGTCCGTCCTCGAGGAGCGATCGATCGTCCTCGCCAGCGGGATCACGCTGGTCGGGCTGGCCGTCCTCGGCGGGGCGGTCCTGACGGCCAACCTGTTCGCGCTGGTCGCCCACCAGCAACGCGAGCAGCTCGCGGCGCTGCGGGCGATCGGGCTCTCCCGCGGGCTGCTCGCCGGGGTGATCGGCACGCAGGGGCTGCTGATCGGACTGTTCGGCGGCCTCCTCGGACTCGCGGCGACGCCGCCGGCCGTGATCGGGCTGAACCGGCTCTCCGCGTCGGTGCTGGGCTTCGAGGAGTTGCTCCGGACGCCGCCCGCGGTCTACGCCGGGGGCCTCGCGCTCGCGCTGGCCGTCGGGACTGTCGTCGCAGTCGTCGCCGGCTGGCGGGCCGGCCGCTACGCCCGTATCGAACACCTCGAGGCCTGA
- a CDS encoding DUF7095 family protein gives MSGFDRARAVDRLEDLVETVANERMPVPVREVWAFGDVALGLDPVERLDVYVTKDVLMRDDSDNGAVDADAIAAEYGVEGIGKSVRADWAADHPEYLRANANGHAAPEQCLAAHLLEEDEPVHLEVCNAAFEDNVTQRLRGARLREDYTQLLDPRGVCLWAEGTRSDEAFRKLREGELALPTLSAALEMLGLDDAEAETAARELHAWREQQDGVTVRGDVV, from the coding sequence ATGAGTGGATTCGATCGGGCGAGAGCGGTCGACCGTCTCGAGGACCTCGTCGAGACCGTCGCGAACGAGCGAATGCCGGTTCCGGTCCGGGAAGTGTGGGCGTTCGGCGACGTCGCGTTGGGCCTCGATCCCGTCGAACGGCTGGACGTCTACGTGACCAAGGACGTCCTCATGCGCGACGACAGCGACAATGGGGCGGTAGACGCCGACGCGATCGCCGCCGAATACGGCGTCGAGGGGATCGGCAAGTCGGTCCGGGCCGACTGGGCCGCCGACCACCCCGAGTATCTGCGAGCCAACGCGAACGGCCACGCCGCGCCCGAGCAGTGTCTCGCCGCCCACCTCCTCGAGGAAGACGAACCGGTCCATCTCGAGGTCTGTAACGCCGCCTTCGAGGACAACGTCACCCAGCGGCTGCGCGGCGCGCGCCTGCGGGAGGACTACACGCAGTTGCTCGACCCCCGCGGCGTCTGTCTCTGGGCCGAGGGCACGCGAAGCGACGAGGCGTTCCGGAAGCTTCGGGAGGGCGAACTGGCCCTGCCGACGCTATCGGCGGCCCTCGAGATGCTCGGACTGGACGACGCCGAGGCCGAGACCGCGGCGCGGGAACTCCACGCGTGGCGAGAGCAACAGGACGGCGTGACGGTTCGGGGCGACGTGGTCTGA